In a genomic window of Flavobacterium crassostreae:
- a CDS encoding DNA-directed RNA polymerase subunit omega has protein sequence MDLKKTNAPVNTITYNKTVIEAPTGNVYEAITIMAKRANQINSEIKKELTEKLEEFATYNDSLEEVFENKEQIEVSKFYEKLPKPHALAVQEWLEGKVYHRDSTK, from the coding sequence ATGGATTTAAAAAAGACGAATGCTCCAGTAAATACAATAACGTATAACAAAACCGTTATTGAAGCACCTACTGGTAATGTGTATGAAGCAATAACCATTATGGCTAAAAGAGCAAATCAAATCAATTCTGAAATAAAAAAAGAATTAACAGAAAAACTAGAAGAATTTGCAACATATAATGACAGTTTGGAAGAAGTTTTTGAAAACAAAGAACAAATTGAAGTTTCTAAATTTTACGAAAAACTACCTAAGCCACATGCATTAGCAGTGCAAGAATGGTTAGAAGGAAAAGTTTACCATAGAGATTCAACTAAATAG
- the coaBC gene encoding bifunctional phosphopantothenoylcysteine decarboxylase/phosphopantothenate--cysteine ligase CoaBC, with amino-acid sequence MSVLSGKKVLLGISGGIAAYKTTYLVRLLIKAGAHVQVIMTPASKDFVTPLSLSTLSKNPVYSSFFATEDHHNTEDAQPNQEQRWNNHVELGLWADIMLIAPATANTLSKMANGICDNLLIATYLSAKCPVYFAPAMDLDMYQHPTTVASFRSLQQFGITIIPAETGELASGLSGEGRMAEPEHIVAFLEADLESKLPLKGKKILITAGPTYEAIDPVRFIGNHSSGKMGFDIANSAAALGATVFLVAGPTTLQVKQPSIQVINVTSAQQMYDACHVYFEQVDVAIAAAAVADYRPKTVATQKIKKAADNLVIELEKTKDILASLGAIKKKQFLIGFALETENEIENAKAKIQKKNLDLIVLNSLQDLGAGFKQLTNKVTFIDKNYTIEPMALKSKEAVAEDILNKVIDHFR; translated from the coding sequence ATGTCAGTTTTAAGCGGTAAAAAAGTTTTGCTAGGAATATCTGGTGGAATTGCCGCCTACAAAACAACCTATTTAGTACGACTTTTGATAAAAGCAGGTGCACATGTCCAAGTGATAATGACACCTGCTTCTAAGGATTTTGTAACGCCACTTAGTTTGTCTACATTATCCAAAAATCCAGTTTATTCCAGTTTTTTTGCTACAGAAGACCATCACAATACAGAAGATGCACAGCCGAATCAGGAACAAAGATGGAACAACCATGTAGAATTGGGTTTGTGGGCTGATATAATGCTAATAGCGCCCGCTACCGCAAATACCTTATCCAAGATGGCTAATGGTATTTGTGATAACTTGCTTATTGCTACGTATTTATCGGCAAAATGTCCGGTATATTTTGCTCCCGCAATGGATTTGGATATGTACCAACACCCTACTACTGTGGCTAGTTTTCGTAGTTTACAACAATTTGGTATAACCATAATTCCTGCCGAAACAGGAGAGTTAGCAAGTGGTCTTTCTGGAGAAGGAAGAATGGCCGAACCAGAACATATTGTTGCTTTTCTTGAAGCAGATTTAGAGAGTAAGCTCCCCTTGAAAGGAAAAAAAATACTAATTACGGCAGGTCCAACCTACGAAGCAATAGACCCCGTACGTTTTATAGGTAACCATTCTTCCGGAAAAATGGGTTTTGATATCGCCAATAGTGCCGCAGCACTTGGTGCTACCGTTTTTTTAGTAGCGGGTCCCACAACACTACAGGTCAAACAGCCGAGTATTCAGGTCATAAACGTAACCTCTGCACAACAAATGTACGATGCTTGTCATGTCTATTTTGAACAAGTGGACGTTGCTATAGCAGCAGCTGCAGTAGCAGATTACAGACCCAAAACAGTAGCTACTCAAAAAATTAAAAAAGCGGCAGACAATTTGGTTATAGAACTCGAAAAAACCAAAGATATATTAGCTTCGTTAGGAGCAATCAAAAAAAAACAGTTTTTGATAGGTTTTGCTCTAGAGACCGAAAATGAAATTGAAAACGCAAAGGCTAAAATCCAGAAAAAAAACTTAGATTTGATTGTTCTAAACTCCTTGCAAGATTTAGGAGCAGGCTTCAAGCAATTAACAAACAAAGTTACTTTTATTGACAAAAACTACACCATAGAACCTATGGCGTTAAAATCAAAAGAGGCAGTTGCTGAGGATATTTTAAACAAAGTTATAGACCATTTTAGATGA
- a CDS encoding outer membrane protein assembly factor BamD gives MKKIIALLFFVTLFSSCNAYQKVLKKDDVAAKFAMGTTLYESGKYTKAIRLFEQIAPAYRGKPQAEKLFYMFAQSYYKTQQYYLAGYQFESFVSSYPKSEKLQEAAYLGAVSYSELSPVYSLDQVDTFKAIDKLQAFIDAYPNSEYMEHANATLQSLTEKIEKKVYENAKGYHTISDYKSAIVALNNFVIDYPGTKYKEDALYYNLDAAYQLGINSIESKKEERLQNAKKAYANLIKYKSETKYKQKADVMLVKVEQDLQKFTK, from the coding sequence ATGAAAAAAATTATAGCCCTATTGTTTTTTGTAACACTTTTTAGCTCTTGTAATGCTTATCAAAAAGTGCTTAAAAAAGACGATGTTGCAGCAAAATTTGCCATGGGTACTACTCTATATGAGTCCGGAAAATACACTAAGGCTATACGACTTTTTGAACAAATAGCACCTGCTTATCGTGGCAAACCACAGGCAGAAAAGTTGTTTTATATGTTTGCTCAATCCTATTACAAAACCCAACAATATTATTTGGCGGGCTATCAATTTGAAAGTTTTGTATCCAGCTATCCAAAGAGTGAAAAACTCCAAGAAGCAGCCTATTTAGGTGCTGTGAGTTACTCGGAGTTATCACCAGTATATAGTCTAGATCAGGTAGATACCTTCAAAGCAATTGATAAATTGCAAGCCTTTATAGATGCCTATCCTAACTCGGAATATATGGAGCATGCAAATGCCACCTTGCAATCTTTGACCGAAAAAATAGAAAAAAAAGTATATGAAAATGCCAAAGGCTACCATACCATATCGGATTATAAATCTGCCATAGTAGCCTTAAATAATTTTGTAATAGATTATCCTGGAACCAAATACAAAGAAGATGCGTTATATTATAACCTAGATGCAGCGTATCAATTAGGGATCAATAGTATTGAATCAAAAAAAGAAGAACGCCTACAAAATGCCAAAAAAGCGTATGCTAATTTGATAAAATACAAATCAGAGACAAAATACAAACAAAAAGCCGATGTAATGTTGGTTAAGGTAGAACAAGATTTACAAAAATTTACTAAATAA
- the dapA gene encoding 4-hydroxy-tetrahydrodipicolinate synthase, with the protein MQSLIGTGVALVTPFKEDFSIDTEALTRIVNFSIAGGVEYLVVLGTTAENATLTPEEKELVITTIVAANKGRLPLVLGVGGNDTRKVVAELETRDFSDFAAILSVSPFYNKPTQEGIYQHFKAISIASPVPVIIYNVPGRTSSNMLPKTVLRLANDFQNIVAIKEAAGDLVQAMQILKDKPKDFMVISGDDMIALPMVLAGGAGVISVIGQGFPKEFSEMIRLGLNHKVTEAFQLHYRLSEAIDMIFEQGNPAGIKQVFQSLGLADSYLRLPLVQVDESLRQRITQFIENLDK; encoded by the coding sequence ATGCAATCATTAATAGGAACCGGTGTTGCTCTTGTAACCCCATTTAAAGAAGATTTTTCAATTGATACTGAGGCATTAACTCGGATTGTTAATTTTTCTATAGCTGGGGGAGTAGAATATCTGGTAGTTTTAGGAACCACTGCCGAAAACGCAACCTTAACCCCAGAAGAGAAAGAATTAGTTATAACCACTATCGTTGCAGCCAACAAAGGAAGATTGCCTTTGGTTTTAGGCGTAGGAGGCAACGATACCAGAAAAGTAGTAGCCGAGTTAGAGACCAGAGATTTTTCGGACTTTGCGGCCATACTCTCTGTTTCGCCTTTTTATAATAAACCAACCCAAGAAGGGATTTACCAACATTTCAAGGCTATTTCAATAGCTTCTCCAGTACCGGTAATTATTTATAACGTACCCGGTAGAACTTCTAGCAACATGCTGCCCAAAACGGTACTTAGACTAGCAAATGATTTCCAAAACATAGTAGCCATAAAAGAAGCTGCAGGAGATTTAGTGCAAGCTATGCAAATTCTAAAAGACAAACCAAAAGACTTTATGGTAATCTCTGGAGACGATATGATTGCCTTACCGATGGTTTTGGCAGGTGGAGCAGGCGTAATATCGGTTATAGGTCAAGGATTTCCGAAAGAATTTTCCGAAATGATTCGTTTAGGGCTCAACCATAAAGTTACCGAAGCATTCCAATTACACTACCGTTTATCTGAGGCAATAGACATGATTTTTGAACAAGGCAATCCCGCCGGAATCAAACAAGTTTTTCAAAGTCTAGGTTTAGCAGACAGCTACCTGCGTTTGCCTTTAGTGCAAGTAGACGAATCCTTGCGTCAAAGAATTACACAATTTATTGAAAACCTAGATAAATAG
- a CDS encoding DUF4835 family protein produces the protein MKKVFVFFVLLLSAGAIAQQLNCSLTVNAQKLNNTNQQVFKTLETSLKEFVNTTDWTGQTVQQHEKINCSIFITILSHNSNQFSATIQVQSSRPIYNSSYSSPVLNFNDKNFDFNYTEYENLNFNPNGFSSNLVSVISFYSYLILGMDADTFVLESGTDYLVQAQNIANIAQQSSNKGWSQSDGNDSRYFLINDLLSPTYAAIRKTELEYHTGLDLMAQDLKSAKEKVKMALLNLTKLNAVKPNAFLTRTFFDAKSDEIVSVFSGGPSIDVTDLTESLNRVSPMNSSKWATITF, from the coding sequence ATGAAAAAAGTATTTGTATTCTTCGTGTTATTATTATCTGCAGGCGCTATAGCGCAACAGTTAAATTGTTCCTTGACCGTAAATGCACAAAAATTAAACAATACCAACCAGCAAGTTTTTAAAACATTAGAAACTTCTCTTAAGGAATTTGTGAATACTACCGATTGGACTGGACAAACAGTACAACAACACGAGAAAATAAATTGTTCTATATTTATAACTATTTTATCTCACAATTCCAATCAATTTTCAGCAACCATTCAAGTACAGTCTTCTAGACCAATTTACAATTCGTCGTATTCGTCTCCGGTTCTGAATTTTAATGACAAAAATTTTGATTTTAATTACACAGAATACGAAAATTTAAATTTCAATCCCAATGGTTTTAGTTCCAATTTAGTTTCTGTTATCTCGTTTTATAGTTATCTTATTTTGGGTATGGATGCAGACACATTTGTCTTAGAATCTGGAACAGACTATCTAGTACAAGCCCAAAATATTGCAAATATAGCCCAACAAAGCAGTAATAAGGGGTGGAGTCAATCAGACGGAAATGACAGCAGGTATTTTTTAATCAATGACTTGCTATCCCCAACCTATGCTGCTATCCGTAAAACCGAGCTAGAATACCATACCGGTTTAGACCTTATGGCTCAGGATTTAAAATCAGCCAAAGAGAAAGTCAAAATGGCATTGCTAAATTTGACCAAGCTAAATGCCGTAAAACCCAACGCATTTTTGACACGTACTTTCTTTGATGCAAAATCAGATGAAATAGTATCGGTTTTCTCCGGCGGTCCTTCAATAGATGTTACAGATCTTACAGAAAGTTTGAACCGAGTTTCTCCCATGAACTCCAGTAAATGGGCAACCATTACGTTTTAA
- a CDS encoding bifunctional metallophosphatase/5'-nucleotidase, which translates to MKRREFIEKTSSGAALLGLGLSLNSFDTVAIKQLTILHTNDVHSHIDPFGPEDPRNANMGGVARRAALIASIRRENPNVLLLDAGDIFQGTPYFNYYGGELEFKLMSMMQYDLATIGNHDFDNGMDGLYAQMPHAKFDFVAANYDFKNTLLDGIIKPYKVFHKNGIKVGIFGIGIQLEGLVDKKMYLETVYKDPVEISQEMSRLLKKELQCDVVICLSHLGYAYQRDESRISDLKLAQLTQDIDLIIGGHTHTFLEKPTVVQNVVGKEVLVNQVGCYGINLGRIDFYFDSNRNKKTHGKSILV; encoded by the coding sequence ATGAAAAGAAGAGAGTTTATAGAAAAAACTAGTAGTGGTGCTGCATTGCTTGGCTTAGGGTTGTCTTTAAATAGTTTTGATACTGTTGCTATCAAACAATTGACCATCTTGCATACCAATGATGTGCACAGCCATATTGATCCTTTTGGGCCTGAGGATCCCCGAAATGCCAATATGGGAGGTGTGGCTAGAAGAGCGGCTTTGATTGCATCTATTAGACGCGAAAATCCAAATGTATTGTTGCTGGATGCTGGAGATATTTTTCAGGGAACTCCTTACTTTAATTATTATGGTGGCGAATTGGAGTTTAAGCTCATGAGCATGATGCAATACGATTTGGCAACTATTGGAAATCATGATTTTGACAATGGAATGGATGGTTTGTATGCACAAATGCCGCATGCAAAATTTGATTTTGTGGCTGCTAATTATGACTTTAAAAATACACTACTAGATGGAATCATAAAGCCCTATAAGGTATTTCATAAAAATGGAATAAAAGTTGGTATTTTTGGTATTGGTATTCAACTGGAGGGGTTGGTGGATAAAAAAATGTATTTGGAAACCGTTTATAAGGATCCTGTAGAGATTAGTCAAGAGATGAGCCGGCTCTTAAAAAAAGAACTACAATGTGATGTGGTTATTTGCTTGTCTCATCTTGGGTATGCCTACCAAAGGGACGAATCCAGAATTTCGGATCTAAAATTAGCGCAATTAACTCAAGATATTGACTTGATTATTGGAGGTCATACCCATACTTTTTTGGAAAAACCTACCGTGGTCCAAAATGTTGTTGGAAAAGAGGTTTTGGTCAACCAAGTGGGCTGTTATGGCATTAATCTAGGCCGAATTGATTTTTATTTTGATTCTAATAGAAATAAAAAAACTCACGGAAAATCTATCTTAGTTTAG
- the recN gene encoding DNA repair protein RecN has product MITSLSIKNYALIEKLSIDFSKGFSIITGETGAGKSIILGALGLIQGKRADLSSIKNKDEKCVIEAHFEIAKYHLASFFKENDIDYESDTIIRREILPSGKSRAFINDSPVNLQLLQELSLFLIDIHSQQQTRELSDENVQFEIIDAIAKNHSVILEYQLDLSTYKSNKSKLNSLIKKQADALKEQEYHTFLWKELVAANLKPDEQEILEADFEQLNNVEIIKESLDKSLAIANEEQIGVLQNLKEIKAILQKITPFSLDYAALVERISSVLIEFDDITQELNRCADKLINDPEQLELLNQKLQLLYNLQKKHQVDSISGLLEIQSQLGASVAELENLETDIAQLTDAVQEKERVLDHLAIQIHDNRAKAIPILSQKLITILDTLGMPNVRFDIQIKQTKAYLANGKDEMQFLFAANKGTDFGLLKKVASGGEMSRIMLAVKAILAHYSKLPTLIFDEIDTGVSGEIAIKMGEIMKEMSQTMQIFAITHLPQIAAKGNAHFKVFKSTVGEATQSELKLLTNEERVVEIAQMLSGTVVSDSALNHAKALLN; this is encoded by the coding sequence ATGATTACTTCATTATCTATAAAAAATTATGCCCTAATTGAAAAGTTGAGTATTGATTTTTCAAAAGGATTTTCAATTATTACCGGAGAAACAGGAGCTGGTAAATCGATCATTTTAGGTGCCTTAGGATTGATACAAGGCAAGAGGGCAGATTTATCTTCAATAAAAAACAAGGATGAAAAATGTGTTATTGAAGCACATTTTGAAATTGCGAAATACCATTTAGCCTCTTTTTTTAAGGAAAACGACATTGATTATGAGTCCGATACCATCATTAGACGCGAAATTCTTCCATCCGGAAAATCTAGGGCATTTATAAACGATAGTCCAGTAAACCTTCAATTATTGCAAGAATTAAGCTTGTTTTTGATTGACATCCATTCCCAGCAACAAACCAGAGAATTATCTGACGAAAACGTACAATTTGAAATCATTGATGCCATTGCCAAAAACCATTCTGTTATTTTGGAATACCAATTGGATTTAAGTACCTACAAATCGAATAAATCCAAGTTAAATAGCTTGATTAAAAAACAAGCAGATGCATTAAAAGAGCAAGAATACCATACTTTTTTATGGAAGGAACTTGTGGCAGCTAATCTAAAACCAGACGAACAAGAAATTTTGGAAGCAGATTTTGAGCAATTAAATAATGTAGAAATAATTAAAGAATCTTTAGATAAATCTTTGGCTATAGCCAATGAGGAGCAAATCGGAGTGTTGCAAAATTTAAAAGAGATTAAAGCTATTTTGCAAAAAATAACACCATTTTCTTTAGATTATGCCGCTTTAGTCGAACGTATATCTAGTGTATTGATTGAGTTTGATGATATAACACAAGAGTTAAACCGTTGTGCAGACAAATTAATAAATGATCCGGAGCAATTGGAATTACTAAACCAAAAACTACAACTCCTTTATAATTTACAAAAAAAACACCAAGTAGATAGCATAAGTGGTCTATTGGAGATACAATCCCAATTAGGCGCTTCTGTTGCAGAATTAGAAAATTTAGAAACAGATATAGCACAACTTACGGATGCAGTTCAAGAAAAAGAACGTGTTTTAGACCATCTAGCAATCCAAATTCATGATAATAGAGCAAAGGCAATCCCTATTTTGTCTCAAAAATTAATTACCATATTAGATACTTTAGGAATGCCAAATGTGCGTTTTGATATCCAAATTAAACAAACAAAAGCCTATTTAGCAAACGGCAAAGATGAAATGCAATTTTTATTTGCAGCAAATAAAGGCACCGATTTTGGTTTGTTAAAAAAAGTAGCTTCTGGTGGCGAGATGTCAAGAATAATGCTGGCTGTAAAAGCAATTTTAGCCCATTATTCTAAACTACCTACTTTAATATTTGACGAAATAGATACTGGAGTATCTGGCGAAATTGCAATCAAAATGGGAGAAATAATGAAAGAAATGAGCCAAACCATGCAAATTTTTGCCATAACCCATCTGCCACAAATTGCCGCCAAAGGAAATGCTCACTTTAAAGTATTTAAATCTACCGTAGGTGAAGCCACCCAATCCGAGCTTAAACTATTAACCAATGAAGAACGTGTAGTAGAAATTGCACAAATGTTATCCGGAACCGTAGTTTCAGATTCGGCCTTAAATCACGCCAAAGCCTTGCTGAACTAG
- a CDS encoding 5'-nucleotidase C-terminal domain-containing protein, producing the protein MKLFVIFLTFFGILSCGNKIGALTKIEGKQIAITPETALMPQEGSSSAIEAYIKPYREHINKDLDSVLSYCPVTLDKKVTNLQSTLGNLMADVVLKAGNAVFWKKEQKEIALCLLNSGGIRAILPKGNVTARNAFEIMPFENNLVVIALTGDQILDLIAYFIATKKAHPLSGLTFRITKDNLAETILIQGKPLYKEQLYYVATNDYLANGGDNMTFFAKGSKPYDLNYKLRNIWLDYFKQTDTITGYIDQRISVE; encoded by the coding sequence TTGAAACTTTTTGTTATATTCTTAACATTTTTTGGTATTCTTTCTTGTGGGAACAAAATTGGCGCCTTAACCAAGATTGAGGGAAAACAAATTGCAATAACTCCAGAGACTGCTTTAATGCCCCAAGAGGGTTCTAGTTCTGCTATTGAAGCCTACATAAAACCCTATAGAGAACACATTAACAAGGATTTAGATAGTGTATTGAGTTATTGCCCTGTTACTCTTGACAAAAAAGTAACAAACCTACAATCTACTCTAGGGAATCTGATGGCTGATGTGGTTTTAAAGGCCGGAAATGCTGTTTTTTGGAAAAAAGAACAAAAAGAAATTGCTCTTTGTCTACTCAATAGTGGTGGCATACGGGCCATTTTGCCAAAAGGGAATGTAACCGCCCGAAATGCTTTTGAAATTATGCCTTTTGAAAATAATCTGGTAGTAATTGCCTTAACTGGAGATCAAATATTAGACCTGATTGCTTATTTTATTGCTACTAAAAAGGCGCATCCGTTGTCGGGTCTTACTTTTAGGATTACTAAAGATAATCTTGCTGAAACTATTTTGATACAAGGAAAACCTTTATACAAAGAGCAGTTGTATTATGTGGCTACCAATGATTATTTAGCTAATGGTGGAGACAATATGACTTTTTTTGCTAAAGGATCCAAACCGTATGATTTGAATTATAAATTGAGAAATATATGGTTGGATTATTTTAAACAAACCGATACCATTACTGGATATATAGACCAACGAATTAGTGTTGAATAA
- the ligA gene encoding NAD-dependent DNA ligase LigA, which yields MDIAQTIASLREELNLHNHNYYVLDHPVVSDYEFDIKLKQLQELENKYPEYLDLNSPTQRVGGAVTKNFKTVSHQYRMYSLDNSYSKDDLLDWEKRIQKVLGQVPLSYTCELKYDGASISITYQNGKLLQALTRGDGFQGDDVTNNIKTIKSIPLQLQGNYPDLFDVRGEIILPFAGFEKMNQELIEIGETPYSNPRNTASGSLKLQDSAEVAKRPLDCLLYFLIGKSLPFSTQFEGLQAAREWGFKVPNEAKLANNLEEVFAFIDHWDLHRQHLPYETDGVVIKVNSLQYQDELGYTAKSPRWAMAYKFKSEQVSTVLNSISYQVGRTGAITPVANLQAVPLAGTIVKRASLHNADQIQKLDIRVGDTVFVEKGGEIIPKIIAVDLSKRPQNALATTYITHCPECQTLLVRSQGEANHYCPNFYGCPPQIIGRIQHFISRKAMDIEGLGGETVALLYHNGLVQNYADLYNITIDKILPLERMAQKSAENLILGVQKSKQIPFERVLYALGIRFVGETVAKKLAKHYKNIDALRQATLLELVLVDEIGEKIAQSILDFFANSENSKNIERLKEQGIQFEVIEKHNPNATTKLANKTFVISGVFTKFSREELKKIIEDNAGKLASSISSKTHYVIAGDNMGPAKLEKANQLNIPVLTEDAFVNLLHEN from the coding sequence ATGGATATTGCCCAAACCATTGCATCTTTAAGAGAAGAGCTGAATCTTCATAACCATAATTATTATGTTTTAGACCATCCCGTTGTGTCTGATTATGAGTTTGATATCAAGTTAAAACAGCTACAAGAGTTAGAAAATAAATACCCCGAATATTTAGATTTAAATTCTCCAACACAACGAGTGGGAGGGGCGGTAACCAAAAATTTTAAAACCGTATCCCACCAATATCGGATGTACTCTTTGGATAACTCGTACTCTAAAGATGATTTATTAGACTGGGAAAAACGCATTCAAAAAGTTTTGGGTCAAGTACCCTTAAGCTACACCTGCGAATTGAAGTACGATGGTGCTTCTATTAGTATCACCTACCAAAACGGAAAATTACTCCAAGCCTTAACCCGTGGAGATGGTTTTCAGGGAGATGATGTAACCAACAATATCAAAACTATAAAATCCATCCCTCTGCAACTACAGGGCAATTATCCTGATTTATTTGATGTCCGAGGAGAAATTATCTTGCCCTTTGCAGGATTTGAAAAAATGAACCAAGAATTAATAGAAATTGGCGAAACACCCTATTCAAATCCCCGCAATACCGCCTCAGGAAGTTTAAAACTGCAAGACAGTGCCGAAGTAGCCAAACGGCCTTTAGATTGTTTGTTGTATTTTTTGATAGGCAAATCATTGCCATTTTCGACCCAATTTGAGGGCTTACAAGCCGCTAGAGAATGGGGTTTTAAAGTGCCCAATGAAGCCAAGTTAGCAAATAATTTAGAAGAGGTGTTTGCGTTTATTGATCATTGGGATCTACACAGACAGCATTTACCTTATGAAACCGATGGAGTAGTTATAAAAGTGAATAGCTTGCAATACCAAGACGAATTAGGATATACCGCCAAATCCCCTCGTTGGGCCATGGCTTACAAGTTTAAATCCGAACAAGTTAGCACGGTTTTAAATAGTATTTCGTATCAAGTTGGGCGTACTGGTGCCATTACCCCAGTTGCAAATTTGCAAGCAGTACCACTTGCAGGAACTATAGTAAAAAGAGCCTCTTTGCATAATGCAGATCAAATACAAAAGTTAGATATTCGGGTAGGGGATACCGTATTTGTAGAAAAAGGCGGTGAGATTATTCCTAAAATTATAGCCGTAGATCTAAGCAAACGCCCCCAAAATGCTTTAGCTACCACATACATCACACATTGTCCGGAATGTCAAACTTTGCTGGTGCGATCCCAAGGCGAAGCCAACCATTATTGTCCTAATTTTTATGGATGTCCGCCACAAATAATAGGAAGAATTCAGCATTTTATTTCTCGTAAAGCCATGGATATAGAAGGATTAGGAGGAGAAACAGTAGCATTATTGTATCATAACGGATTGGTACAAAACTATGCAGACTTGTATAACATAACTATAGATAAAATTCTTCCATTGGAGCGTATGGCTCAAAAATCTGCAGAAAATTTAATCCTTGGAGTGCAAAAATCCAAACAAATTCCTTTTGAAAGAGTTTTATACGCATTAGGTATCCGTTTTGTTGGAGAAACCGTAGCCAAAAAACTAGCAAAACATTACAAAAACATAGATGCTTTACGTCAGGCTACTTTGTTAGAACTGGTTTTAGTTGACGAAATTGGAGAAAAAATTGCCCAAAGCATACTAGATTTTTTTGCCAACTCCGAAAATAGTAAAAACATAGAACGTCTCAAAGAACAAGGCATTCAATTTGAAGTTATTGAAAAACACAATCCCAACGCCACCACAAAACTGGCGAACAAAACATTTGTAATTTCGGGTGTTTTTACAAAATTCTCGCGAGAAGAGTTAAAAAAAATAATTGAAGACAACGCCGGTAAATTAGCAAGTTCCATCTCCTCCAAAACCCACTATGTGATTGCTGGAGATAATATGGGGCCTGCAAAATTAGAAAAAGCAAACCAATTAAACATACCGGTTTTAACCGAAGATGCGTTCGTAAACCTATTGCATGAAAATTAA
- a CDS encoding DUF6495 family protein, protein MKYTRLTKEQFEELTQEFTNFLATQAIDKAEWDKIKTEKPEVAEQELDVFSDLIWEGVLTRAEYLEHFSKNHIFLFQSYDTHVQSIVLKSLVPEVDFLTKEGLQWLSDNMFTDTIEMKTGRKEFTEERNSSLFALIQQGAFLSDGKLYQQINQIIAS, encoded by the coding sequence ATGAAATACACCCGATTAACCAAAGAACAATTTGAGGAATTAACGCAAGAGTTTACCAATTTTTTAGCCACACAAGCCATTGATAAAGCCGAATGGGACAAAATTAAAACCGAAAAACCAGAAGTAGCAGAACAAGAGTTGGATGTTTTTTCGGATTTAATTTGGGAAGGAGTACTTACCAGGGCAGAATATCTAGAACATTTTTCAAAAAACCATATATTTTTATTTCAAAGTTACGATACCCATGTACAATCTATCGTCTTGAAATCCTTAGTTCCAGAGGTAGATTTTTTGACAAAAGAAGGCTTGCAATGGTTAAGTGACAATATGTTTACCGATACAATTGAAATGAAAACCGGAAGAAAAGAATTTACAGAAGAGCGTAATAGTTCCTTATTTGCTTTAATACAACAAGGTGCTTTTTTGAGTGACGGAAAATTATACCAACAAATTAATCAAATTATTGCCTCTTAA